Proteins encoded by one window of Deinococcus multiflagellatus:
- a CDS encoding copper amine oxidase N-terminal domain-containing protein has product MRFARLPLSLSPLAAQRFRTRALALLGLLAPAAPALTLTLAAPAAHAAQPLLGSVQLTFTPDDRAAYLNGTPTQWLAPPRLLGGRTMLPLRETAALLGQTMPGNGSVVQLARLSIDTRANTAALAGVPQPAGTVALVGGVTYVSARTLADALNANLTTDDGRTFTLTALRDGGNPLIPQARFSTDKTVYAPGERVVYTEYPFDPDGADITARKWNGRQEVFFQPGTYTIGLTVTNSRGLQSAPFTRTIRVEGTPIDTPLTYALKYAQPGDAFPDPQILTYPSALATPVEGPSYPLLFSDSPEVPDQSGILYQDSVAGRARLLAYHLNGLGKPARLYVMARNLESRPVEVRTERLGETAPTRLESILGQVTLLEYFASGGGTTLTLAPGQAAAVYASPTLNPGSGVNVMQDLSTSGRVDLTFLILEDGLPPTAQVAQQLPYLKPDGRHVRGTFPQAVRTLRVNLGALPTRIVIGDGQVDPALTGTDALTGQGVRLAGNYGVLYDLEVNGAAGTAVALSPRGGLYRGAMNIQDGPITQTIKLPRTGNALKPDEPVLLWRAQSDRLNIDFVPSSGSNLPISLVFYRTRGLSGYGGITKTYQP; this is encoded by the coding sequence CGGCCCCGGCCCTGACCTTGACCCTGGCGGCGCCCGCGGCCCACGCGGCGCAGCCCCTGCTGGGGTCGGTGCAGCTGACCTTTACGCCGGATGACCGCGCAGCCTATCTGAACGGCACCCCCACCCAGTGGCTGGCCCCGCCCCGGCTGCTGGGCGGGCGCACCATGCTGCCGCTGCGCGAAACAGCGGCCCTGCTGGGCCAGACCATGCCCGGCAACGGCAGTGTGGTGCAACTGGCCCGCCTGAGCATTGACACCCGCGCCAACACCGCGGCGCTGGCTGGGGTGCCGCAGCCCGCCGGGACCGTGGCCCTGGTAGGCGGCGTGACCTACGTGAGCGCGCGCACCCTAGCCGACGCCCTGAACGCCAACCTGACCACCGATGATGGCCGCACCTTTACGCTGACCGCGCTGCGCGACGGCGGCAATCCGCTGATCCCGCAGGCCCGCTTTTCCACCGACAAGACGGTTTATGCCCCCGGCGAACGGGTGGTGTACACCGAATATCCCTTTGACCCGGACGGCGCCGATATCACCGCGCGCAAGTGGAACGGCCGCCAGGAGGTGTTCTTTCAGCCGGGCACCTACACCATTGGCCTGACGGTCACCAACAGCCGCGGCCTGCAAAGCGCGCCCTTTACCCGCACCATCCGCGTGGAGGGCACGCCCATCGATACGCCGCTGACTTACGCCCTGAAGTATGCCCAGCCCGGCGACGCGTTTCCCGACCCGCAGATCCTGACCTACCCCTCGGCGCTGGCGACCCCGGTGGAGGGGCCCAGCTACCCACTGCTGTTCAGCGACAGCCCCGAGGTGCCCGACCAGAGCGGCATTCTGTACCAGGACAGCGTGGCGGGCCGGGCCCGGCTGCTGGCCTACCACCTGAACGGCCTGGGCAAGCCCGCGCGGCTGTACGTGATGGCCCGCAACCTGGAAAGCCGTCCCGTGGAAGTGCGCACCGAGCGCCTCGGTGAAACGGCGCCCACCCGCCTGGAAAGCATTCTGGGGCAGGTGACCCTGCTGGAATACTTCGCCTCGGGCGGCGGCACCACCCTGACCCTGGCCCCGGGGCAGGCGGCGGCCGTGTACGCCAGCCCCACCCTGAACCCGGGCAGCGGCGTGAACGTCATGCAGGACCTGAGCACCTCAGGCCGGGTGGACCTGACCTTTCTGATTCTGGAAGACGGCCTGCCGCCCACCGCGCAGGTGGCCCAGCAGTTGCCCTACCTGAAGCCCGACGGACGCCATGTGCGCGGCACCTTTCCACAGGCCGTGCGCACCCTGCGCGTGAACCTGGGCGCGCTCCCCACCCGCATTGTGATTGGCGACGGACAGGTGGACCCCGCCCTGACGGGCACCGACGCCCTGACGGGCCAGGGGGTGCGGCTGGCGGGCAATTACGGCGTGCTGTACGACCTGGAAGTGAACGGCGCGGCCGGCACTGCCGTGGCCCTGAGCCCCCGCGGCGGTCTGTACCGGGGGGCCATGAATATCCAGGACGGCCCCATCACCCAGACGATCAAGCTGCCGCGCACCGGCAACGCCCTGAAGCCCGACGAACCGGTGCTGCTGTGGCGCGCGCAGTCCGACCGCCTGAACATTGACTTCGTGCCCAGCAGCGGCTCGAACCTGCCGATCAGCCTCGTCTTTTACCGCACGCGTGGCCTGAGCGGCTACGGGGGGATCACGAAGACGTACCAGCCGTGA